Proteins encoded within one genomic window of Elstera cyanobacteriorum:
- a CDS encoding BrnT family toxin, with translation MFQRGDLRSVRKFEWDPEKNISNVRKHGIDFDVAKVCFLDPILIRVDDRNDYGEERYEAIGLAFGLTVHVIFTIRNADTVRLISAWKGGRDARKAYRDAFLG, from the coding sequence ATGTTCCAAAGAGGCGATCTGCGATCGGTTCGTAAATTTGAATGGGACCCAGAGAAGAATATATCAAATGTTCGAAAACATGGTATCGATTTTGATGTGGCCAAGGTGTGTTTTCTTGATCCGATCCTCATACGGGTCGACGATAGAAATGATTATGGTGAAGAGAGGTATGAAGCCATTGGTCTTGCTTTTGGGTTAACCGTTCATGTGATTTTCACAATACGGAATGCCGATACCGTCCGGCTTATCTCTGCATGGAAAGGAGGACGAGATGCCCGAAAAGCATATCGTGACGCGTTCTTGGGATGA
- a CDS encoding DUF721 domain-containing protein codes for MAADLGKITRPAAKKFGFADARLLTDWPVIMGEALARMTLPLEVKRDKTGTRRTLVLKCSAAAAPLVQHYTQQILERVNTHYGFLAVTHLQMKQGPLPPPPLPPKPRVPLSAMQEAALRAEIAEVETEALRAALLDLGRCIRNG; via the coding sequence TTGGCCGCCGATCTCGGTAAGATCACCCGCCCGGCGGCGAAAAAATTCGGGTTTGCCGATGCCCGGCTGCTCACCGATTGGCCGGTGATTATGGGGGAGGCGCTGGCGCGCATGACCCTGCCGTTGGAAGTGAAGCGCGATAAAACCGGCACCCGGCGCACGCTGGTGCTAAAATGCTCCGCCGCCGCCGCGCCGCTGGTTCAACATTACACCCAGCAGATTCTGGAGCGAGTGAATACCCACTACGGGTTTTTGGCCGTCACGCATCTTCAAATGAAGCAAGGGCCCCTGCCGCCGCCGCCGCTTCCCCCCAAGCCGCGTGTGCCCTTATCGGCGATGCAGGAAGCGGCGCTGCGGGCGGAGATTGCTGAAGTGGAGACGGAAGCACTACGGGCCGCGCTGCTGGATTTAGGCCGTTGCATTCGGAATGGGTAA
- a CDS encoding phosphoglycerate kinase gives MAGFRTLDQVEVAGKRVLVRVDLNVPMKDGVVTDATRIDRAAITLAELADKGAKVIVLSHFGRPKNGPDSENSLSRLVAPLSKALGGRPVAFAEDCIGPKADAAVTALAPGGVLLLENLRFHAGEEKNDPAFIAALAQNGDLWVNDAFSAAHRAHASTAGLANKLPAAAGRLMQAELDALTKALGGGDRAKTVAMVGGAKVSTKLDILTNLVTRVGALVIGGAMANTFLYAQGHSVGASLCEKDMADTAKTILEKAAAVGCKIVLPVDLTVSGEFKAGAENSVVAATEVPDGKMALDIGPASVAEARKAFEAASTLVWNGPAGAFEIPPFDAGTVALAQAAAELTQAGKLISVAGGGDTVAALAHAGAVEKFTYISTAGGAFLEWLEGKTLPGVAALAA, from the coding sequence ATGGCCGGGTTTCGGACGCTCGATCAGGTCGAGGTTGCGGGCAAGCGCGTGCTGGTGCGCGTCGATCTTAACGTGCCGATGAAGGATGGGGTCGTGACCGACGCGACCCGCATCGACCGCGCCGCGATCACCCTGGCCGAACTGGCCGATAAGGGCGCCAAGGTCATCGTTCTGTCGCACTTCGGGCGCCCGAAGAACGGCCCGGATAGCGAAAACAGCCTGTCGCGCCTCGTGGCCCCGCTCAGCAAGGCCCTTGGCGGGCGCCCAGTCGCCTTCGCCGAAGATTGCATCGGCCCGAAGGCGGATGCCGCCGTCACCGCCCTGGCCCCCGGCGGCGTGCTGCTGCTGGAAAACCTGCGTTTCCATGCGGGTGAAGAAAAGAACGATCCAGCCTTCATCGCTGCCCTCGCCCAAAACGGCGACCTGTGGGTGAACGATGCTTTCTCCGCCGCGCACCGCGCCCACGCCTCGACCGCAGGGTTGGCGAACAAGCTGCCCGCCGCCGCCGGCCGCCTGATGCAGGCGGAACTGGATGCGCTGACGAAGGCCCTCGGCGGCGGCGACCGCGCCAAAACGGTGGCGATGGTCGGCGGCGCCAAGGTTTCGACCAAGCTTGATATTCTGACCAACCTCGTTACCCGCGTCGGCGCGCTGGTCATTGGCGGGGCGATGGCGAATACCTTCCTTTATGCCCAAGGCCATTCGGTCGGCGCTTCGCTGTGCGAAAAGGATATGGCGGATACCGCCAAAACCATTCTGGAAAAGGCCGCCGCCGTCGGCTGCAAGATCGTGCTGCCGGTCGATCTGACCGTGTCGGGCGAGTTCAAGGCCGGGGCGGAAAACAGCGTGGTTGCCGCAACCGAAGTCCCCGATGGCAAGATGGCGCTCGACATTGGCCCGGCCAGCGTCGCCGAAGCCCGCAAGGCCTTTGAAGCCGCGTCGACCCTGGTGTGGAACGGCCCGGCGGGCGCCTTTGAAATTCCACCCTTCGATGCGGGCACGGTCGCTCTCGCGCAGGCCGCCGCTGAGTTGACCCAAGCTGGGAAGCTCATCTCGGTCGCCGGTGGCGGCGATACGGTCGCGGCGCTGGCCCATGCCGGGGCAGTGGAAAAATTCACCTATATCTCGACCGCAGGCGGCGCCTTCCTGGAGTGGCTGGAAGGCAAAACCCTGCCGGGCGTCGCCGCGCTGGCAGCTTAG
- a CDS encoding TetR/AcrR family transcriptional regulator, which translates to MARPSDAKSRFIATAADLFRRRGYHGVGLSEVIEISGAPKGSFYHHFPGGKEELAEAAIALAVAGLTRVIDRAFAEAVDFPDGLTRFTHAVSEILVSSGWQAGCPVTAIALTAVPESERLHVAVHAALETLLQRIIAEAERLGETGALRPRVLRFFAALEGAWILARIQRSTEPFQTVLDGV; encoded by the coding sequence ATGGCTCGACCGTCCGACGCAAAATCGCGCTTCATCGCTACCGCCGCCGATCTATTTCGGCGGCGCGGCTATCATGGGGTTGGATTGTCGGAGGTGATCGAGATCAGCGGCGCGCCAAAAGGCTCGTTCTATCACCATTTCCCCGGCGGGAAGGAGGAGCTGGCCGAAGCCGCCATCGCCCTCGCGGTCGCCGGGCTAACGCGGGTGATCGACCGCGCGTTTGCCGAGGCCGTGGATTTCCCGGACGGCCTAACGCGCTTCACGCACGCGGTGTCGGAAATTCTCGTGTCGTCGGGCTGGCAGGCGGGTTGCCCGGTCACGGCTATCGCACTGACCGCTGTCCCGGAGTCGGAACGGCTGCATGTGGCCGTTCACGCCGCGCTTGAAACCCTGTTGCAGCGGATCATCGCCGAGGCGGAGCGCCTGGGCGAAACGGGGGCGCTGCGCCCCCGCGTACTGCGCTTCTTTGCGGCACTGGAGGGCGCGTGGATCCTAGCGCGGATCCAACGCTCCACCGAACCGTTTCAAACCGTTCTGGACGGGGTTTAG
- a CDS encoding phosphoenolpyruvate carboxylase: MARAAAKLRSVPPVAPVPGVSVGEIWFPADETTDAAALHKTLMERLTGLRDRAEVDPFGDPILMLALDLTRMMDKGDVSPSAVEHLVQHLTARSFQARSARLAAYVGEIDPAANDAKLEALLRGVAEGQSFEAFADKVQALHYGIVFTAHPTFSTSLELSRAMAALATGQDADGMPLTEAGKQALMEAITRADHRPPRSLTLSVEHRWCLEALENAQSALERLHALVLRLTKELYPDRWTELSPGLVSLATWVGYDHDGRADITWADTLRLRLIVKQAQVQRHRRTLAGLIAEAGNGATATVLELLESLLALAEKQVTDQIAAALLANQSLEDAQRFAFTLVQGTETALVDATRLVALAGRALEQNLGEGGALAERLSVLKASLALHGLGAGHSHFRLNSTQLHNAIRRQVGLETGPEDPAHRRSYYNAINDLMERAQPVSINIGSLLAEQASAKRMFMMIAELAKAIDRETPIRFLIAETESAFTLLTALYYAKLFGLEDQIEISPLFETVYALEHGDQIIEDALRSPHYRAYVQKSGKLCIQFGYSDSGRYIGQLAATFHIERLRLRLAAVLQRAGLAGVQVVLFNTHGESIGRGGHPLSLTDRLHYLAPPFSRSEFTNNGIAVKEESSFQGGDGYLIFQSPDLAYAAVARIVEATLVPSPEAENDPIYGQGDFSTEFFAAVKQFFGELVDDPNYAALLGVYGTAMLYRTGSRPVKRQSEAWGRVPDLSHPSQLRAIPNNGVLQQLGLLANTIGGLGRAMSKDPDLAAALLKSSPRFRRAMALVEHGMSVSDLDVMRAYLDTLDPGMWLHRSGRTKLPTRREELRVLARHLERLDSHHRLAKVFRKLQADFLALRDTLAYCRAQGLDVPPVGLGETERNDLVLLHAIRVALIHRIFLLATHIPDFSPQHGTTFEEMFARVLHLDLEPVLDFLADVFPARPDADAPTALDFGEPATYRGGVGQTYEAEHERLFRPMRGYFELIRRIGTAITYQIGAVG; this comes from the coding sequence ATGGCCCGCGCCGCCGCCAAGCTCCGTTCTGTGCCGCCTGTTGCGCCCGTTCCGGGCGTTTCCGTTGGGGAAATCTGGTTTCCCGCCGATGAAACCACCGACGCGGCGGCGCTGCATAAAACCCTGATGGAGCGGTTGACCGGCCTGCGTGACCGGGCGGAGGTCGATCCCTTCGGCGATCCCATCCTGATGCTGGCGCTCGACCTAACGCGGATGATGGATAAGGGCGACGTCTCGCCGAGTGCGGTCGAACATTTGGTGCAGCATCTTACCGCGCGCAGCTTTCAGGCCCGGTCGGCGCGGCTTGCGGCCTATGTCGGCGAGATCGACCCGGCGGCCAATGATGCTAAGCTGGAAGCCCTGCTGCGCGGCGTCGCCGAGGGCCAGAGCTTCGAAGCCTTCGCCGATAAAGTGCAGGCGCTGCACTATGGCATCGTCTTTACCGCGCACCCCACTTTCTCCACATCCCTCGAACTCTCGCGCGCGATGGCGGCACTGGCGACCGGCCAGGATGCCGACGGTATGCCGCTGACCGAGGCGGGCAAACAGGCGCTGATGGAGGCGATCACCCGCGCCGATCATCGCCCGCCGCGCAGCCTGACTCTGAGTGTCGAACATCGCTGGTGCCTGGAGGCGCTGGAGAATGCCCAAAGCGCGCTGGAGCGGCTGCACGCCCTGGTGCTGCGCCTGACCAAGGAACTCTATCCCGACCGCTGGACGGAACTATCGCCGGGTCTCGTCTCGCTCGCCACGTGGGTTGGCTATGATCACGATGGGCGGGCCGATATTACCTGGGCCGATACGCTGCGCCTGCGGTTGATCGTGAAGCAGGCGCAAGTGCAGCGCCATCGTCGCACCCTGGCCGGGTTGATCGCCGAGGCGGGCAATGGCGCGACGGCAACGGTACTCGAACTGCTCGAATCGCTGCTGGCGCTGGCTGAAAAACAAGTCACGGACCAGATCGCCGCCGCGCTGCTGGCCAATCAGAGCCTCGAAGACGCCCAGCGTTTCGCCTTTACTTTGGTGCAGGGCACGGAAACCGCGCTGGTCGATGCCACCCGGCTGGTGGCGCTGGCGGGCCGGGCGCTGGAGCAAAATCTTGGCGAAGGCGGGGCGTTGGCCGAACGCCTTTCGGTGCTGAAAGCCTCCCTCGCCCTGCATGGGCTGGGGGCCGGGCATAGCCACTTCCGCCTCAATTCCACCCAGTTGCACAATGCCATCCGCCGCCAAGTGGGGCTGGAAACCGGGCCGGAAGACCCGGCGCACCGCCGCAGCTATTACAATGCCATCAACGATCTGATGGAGCGGGCGCAGCCGGTCAGCATCAATATCGGTTCGCTGCTGGCCGAACAGGCGTCAGCGAAGCGCATGTTCATGATGATCGCCGAACTCGCGAAAGCCATCGACCGTGAAACGCCGATCCGCTTCCTGATTGCCGAAACGGAAAGCGCCTTCACGCTGCTGACCGCGCTCTATTACGCCAAGCTGTTTGGGCTTGAGGACCAGATCGAAATCTCGCCGCTGTTCGAAACGGTCTATGCACTGGAACACGGCGACCAGATCATCGAAGACGCGCTGCGCTCCCCCCATTATCGCGCCTATGTGCAAAAGTCCGGCAAGCTGTGCATCCAGTTCGGCTATTCCGACTCCGGGCGCTATATCGGGCAGTTGGCGGCGACCTTCCATATCGAACGGCTGCGCCTGCGTTTGGCCGCTGTGTTGCAGCGCGCGGGCCTGGCGGGCGTGCAGGTGGTGCTGTTCAATACCCACGGCGAATCCATCGGGCGCGGCGGCCATCCGCTGAGCCTGACCGACCGGCTGCATTACCTCGCCCCGCCGTTCAGCCGCAGCGAGTTCACCAACAATGGTATCGCGGTCAAAGAAGAAAGCAGCTTCCAGGGCGGCGATGGTTACCTGATCTTCCAATCGCCCGATCTCGCCTATGCAGCAGTGGCGCGGATTGTCGAGGCGACCCTCGTGCCCAGCCCAGAGGCGGAGAATGATCCGATCTACGGCCAGGGCGATTTCTCCACCGAGTTTTTTGCGGCGGTAAAGCAATTCTTCGGGGAGTTAGTGGACGATCCCAATTATGCGGCGCTGCTCGGTGTGTATGGAACCGCCATGCTGTACCGCACCGGCTCCCGCCCGGTAAAGCGCCAGTCGGAAGCCTGGGGCCGCGTGCCCGACCTCTCCCACCCGTCGCAGCTTCGCGCCATTCCCAACAATGGCGTGTTGCAGCAGTTGGGCCTGCTCGCCAACACCATCGGCGGCCTTGGGCGGGCGATGAGCAAAGACCCCGATCTTGCAGCGGCGCTGCTCAAATCCTCCCCGCGCTTCCGCCGGGCGATGGCGCTGGTCGAACATGGTATGTCGGTCAGCGACCTCGATGTCATGCGCGCCTATCTTGATACGCTTGACCCCGGCATGTGGCTGCACCGCTCGGGCCGGACCAAGCTGCCGACCCGGCGGGAGGAGTTGCGCGTCCTCGCCCGGCATCTGGAGCGGCTCGATTCCCATCACCGGCTGGCGAAGGTCTTCCGCAAGCTCCAGGCCGATTTCCTCGCCCTGCGCGATACGCTGGCCTATTGCCGTGCCCAGGGGTTAGATGTGCCGCCGGTGGGGCTGGGCGAGACGGAGCGCAACGATCTCGTGCTGTTGCACGCCATCCGCGTTGCCCTGATCCACCGTATTTTCCTGCTGGCGACCCATATTCCCGACTTCAGCCCGCAGCACGGCACGACGTTTGAGGAAATGTTCGCCCGCGTCCTGCACCTTGATCTGGAACCGGTGCTGGATTTCCTGGCCGATGTTTTCCCGGCGCGACCCGATGCCGATGCGCCGACCGCGCTCGATTTCGGCGAACCGGCCACCTATCGCGGCGGCGTGGGCCAAACCTATGAGGCAGAACACGAGCGCTTGTTCCGCCCGATGCGCGGTTATTTTGAACTGATCCGCCGCATCGGCACGGCGATCACCTATCAGATCGGCGCGGTTGGGTAA
- a CDS encoding DsbA family protein — protein MLTRRQFLPVAAASVTLPTLLGAQPAFAAVDPLLLAREGDRVLGKAEAPITIVEYASFTCPHCAHFANKVLPEVKKNWVETGKAKLVYRDFPLDRVAYEAAILARAVPGDRYFAFIDTLFAQQEKWATAKDTKAALSQLAKLAGLGASDIDAAFANKVVGDAILAQRLEAAEKLKVDSTPTLFINGKKADHGTYESFSKALSAA, from the coding sequence ATGCTTACCCGCCGTCAGTTCCTTCCCGTTGCCGCCGCATCCGTGACCCTGCCGACCCTGCTTGGCGCGCAACCGGCCTTCGCTGCCGTCGATCCGCTGTTGTTGGCGCGCGAGGGCGACCGGGTGTTGGGGAAGGCCGAGGCGCCGATCACCATTGTTGAATATGCGTCCTTCACCTGCCCGCATTGCGCCCATTTTGCCAATAAGGTGCTGCCGGAGGTGAAGAAAAATTGGGTTGAGACCGGCAAGGCCAAGCTGGTTTACCGCGATTTCCCGCTCGACCGTGTTGCCTATGAAGCAGCGATCCTGGCGCGCGCCGTGCCGGGCGACCGTTATTTCGCTTTCATCGATACGCTGTTCGCCCAGCAAGAAAAATGGGCGACGGCCAAGGATACCAAGGCGGCCCTGTCGCAGCTCGCGAAGCTGGCCGGTCTCGGCGCGTCGGATATCGACGCGGCCTTCGCCAATAAGGTGGTGGGCGATGCCATTCTGGCCCAGCGCTTGGAAGCGGCGGAAAAGCTGAAGGTCGATTCGACGCCGACGCTGTTCATCAACGGCAAGAAGGCCGATCACGGCACCTACGAGAGCTTCTCGAAGGCGCTGAGCGCGGCCTAG
- the mutY gene encoding A/G-specific adenine glycosylase: MTHPAHADLILDWYDHNRRRLPWRAEAGQVPDPYHVWLSEVMLQQTTVQTVADYYRRFLTRWPRVQDLAQAPLDDVLTEWAGLGYYARARNLHKCAAMVVARHRGSFPADEAALRLLPGIGDYTAAAISAIAFDIPAAVMDGNIERVVSRLFAVEEPLPAAKPRLKALVADLTPQQRPGDYAQAMMDLGAMVCTPRRPACGLCPVSARCVARISDDPERFPLKSPKPDKPTRYGAVFWLTRKDGAVLLRRRAEKGLLGGMMEVPGTEWLDQRPPAPLGDAPVKAEWQRLEGGVRHTFTHFHLDLSIYRAAVGLGDPKLGTWVTPDRFGEVALPTLYRKVAKAVLGR; the protein is encoded by the coding sequence ATGACCCACCCCGCGCATGCGGATTTGATCCTCGACTGGTATGACCATAATCGCCGCCGCTTGCCCTGGCGGGCGGAGGCGGGACAGGTGCCTGACCCGTATCACGTCTGGCTATCGGAAGTGATGCTGCAACAAACCACAGTGCAGACGGTGGCCGACTATTACCGCCGCTTCCTTACCCGCTGGCCGCGCGTGCAGGATTTGGCGCAAGCGCCGCTCGATGACGTGCTAACCGAATGGGCGGGCCTTGGCTATTACGCCCGCGCCCGCAATCTGCACAAATGCGCGGCGATGGTGGTGGCGCGGCACCGGGGCAGCTTCCCGGCAGATGAAGCGGCCCTACGCCTGCTGCCCGGCATCGGCGATTACACCGCCGCAGCGATCAGTGCGATTGCCTTCGATATTCCGGCGGCAGTGATGGACGGCAATATCGAGCGCGTCGTCTCCCGCCTATTCGCGGTGGAAGAACCGTTACCCGCCGCGAAACCGCGCCTAAAGGCGCTGGTCGCCGACCTTACCCCACAGCAGCGCCCCGGCGATTATGCGCAGGCGATGATGGACCTGGGGGCGATGGTCTGCACCCCGCGCCGCCCGGCCTGCGGCCTCTGCCCGGTTTCGGCCCGCTGCGTCGCGCGGATTTCCGACGATCCCGAACGGTTTCCGCTGAAATCCCCCAAGCCCGATAAGCCGACGCGCTATGGCGCCGTCTTCTGGCTAACGCGCAAAGACGGCGCCGTACTGCTGCGACGGCGGGCGGAAAAAGGGCTGCTCGGCGGTATGATGGAGGTGCCCGGCACCGAGTGGCTCGACCAGCGCCCGCCCGCCCCGCTCGGCGACGCGCCGGTGAAGGCGGAGTGGCAGAGGCTGGAGGGGGGCGTGCGGCACACTTTCACGCACTTCCATCTCGACCTTAGCATCTATCGCGCCGCCGTTGGTCTGGGCGATCCCAAGCTCGGCACGTGGGTCACGCCGGACCGGTTCGGGGAGGTGGCCCTGCCGACCCTCTACCGCAAAGTGGCGAAAGCCGTGCTGGGGCGCTGA
- a CDS encoding BrnA antitoxin family protein, with protein sequence MPEKHIVTRSWDDLANTVLTDDQKAQLAALEAMSDEEIQRRVADDPDAAPFDPALWVDAELVSLKIPVSIRLDAEIVAYFKAGGPGYQSRINSVLANYVRAKQREQKPA encoded by the coding sequence ATGCCCGAAAAGCATATCGTGACGCGTTCTTGGGATGATCTTGCAAACACGGTTCTAACTGATGACCAGAAGGCGCAGTTAGCCGCCCTTGAAGCTATGTCGGATGAAGAGATTCAGCGTCGTGTTGCGGATGACCCCGATGCTGCTCCTTTTGATCCGGCCCTTTGGGTCGATGCCGAGCTCGTCTCCCTGAAAATCCCTGTTAGCATTCGCTTGGATGCAGAGATCGTTGCCTATTTCAAAGCGGGTGGGCCAGGGTATCAGAGCCGCATTAATTCAGTTCTGGCAAACTATGTGCGCGCAAAACAGCGGGAGCAGAAGCCCGCTTAG
- a CDS encoding alpha/beta fold hydrolase — translation MPKTHPVQFNSAPGAVLNGTLFLPDAPPCRAIVMNGATGVPHGYYARFAAWLAETEQAVVLTYDYRDFGASAGGSLRTSRATMADWGVGDQSAAADFLLETYPDLPLWVIGHSLGGLFVPFHAQADRVERVIAVASGPAHWSGHPLTFMPTVLFFWWLAGPLLTLLFGYTPGRLLGLGENLPAGVFWQWRRWCLSRRFYRRDWGKSLPVPRFAAVRCPVTLISIADDEMLPPATVARLRQFYPEAQVDHRTISPASIGARRIGHIRLFSDRNAAAWPAVLG, via the coding sequence ATGCCGAAGACCCATCCCGTGCAGTTCAACAGCGCCCCCGGCGCGGTCCTTAACGGCACCCTGTTTCTGCCCGATGCGCCGCCGTGCCGGGCGATTGTGATGAATGGGGCGACGGGGGTGCCGCATGGCTACTACGCCCGCTTCGCCGCTTGGCTGGCGGAGACCGAGCAGGCCGTGGTGCTGACCTACGACTATCGCGATTTCGGCGCGTCGGCGGGTGGTTCGCTGCGCACCTCGCGCGCGACAATGGCCGATTGGGGCGTAGGTGACCAATCGGCAGCGGCGGATTTTCTGCTGGAAACCTATCCCGATCTGCCGCTGTGGGTGATCGGCCATTCGCTCGGCGGGTTGTTCGTGCCCTTCCATGCCCAGGCAGACCGGGTGGAGCGGGTGATCGCCGTCGCCTCTGGCCCCGCCCATTGGTCGGGGCATCCGCTGACGTTCATGCCGACCGTGCTGTTTTTCTGGTGGCTGGCCGGGCCGCTGCTGACGCTGTTGTTCGGCTATACGCCCGGTCGCTTGCTGGGGCTGGGGGAAAACCTGCCGGCGGGCGTATTCTGGCAGTGGCGGCGCTGGTGCCTCTCGCGCCGCTTTTACCGCCGCGACTGGGGGAAAAGCCTGCCCGTGCCGCGCTTTGCCGCCGTGCGCTGCCCCGTGACGCTCATCAGCATTGCCGACGATGAAATGCTACCCCCCGCTACCGTGGCGCGGTTACGGCAGTTCTACCCGGAAGCCCAGGTAGACCACCGCACCATTTCCCCCGCCAGCATCGGCGCCCGCCGCATCGGCCATATCCGGCTGTTTTCCGACCGGAATGCCGCCGCTTGGCCTGCGGTTCTCGGCTAG